A part of Paenibacillus sp. sptzw28 genomic DNA contains:
- a CDS encoding MarR family winged helix-turn-helix transcriptional regulator: MKTGPTDQPIHNTGDTQHEDSGDDALHLFIILSRAHQWVTAHAHQDIRRHGLNPTEFAVLELLYHKGEQPLQQIGEKILMTSGNITYVVDKLADKGLARRKASKDDRRVIFAEITDKGIQFLDEVFPQHTETIRKAVGGLSAEERAQAIQLLKKLGVSAQGSFT; this comes from the coding sequence ATGAAAACAGGGCCGACTGACCAACCAATCCACAACACGGGCGATACACAGCATGAAGATTCCGGCGATGACGCCCTGCACCTTTTCATCATTCTTTCAAGAGCCCATCAATGGGTAACAGCACATGCCCACCAGGATATTCGTCGACACGGTCTTAATCCGACGGAGTTCGCGGTACTGGAGCTTCTCTATCATAAAGGCGAACAGCCACTGCAGCAGATCGGTGAGAAAATACTTATGACAAGCGGCAATATCACCTATGTGGTTGATAAGCTTGCCGATAAGGGACTTGCAAGGCGAAAGGCATCCAAAGATGATCGAAGAGTTATTTTTGCGGAAATCACGGATAAAGGAATACAGTTTCTTGACGAAGTATTCCCACAGCATACGGAAACGATCCGGAAAGCGGTTGGCGGATTGTCTGCCGAGGAGAGGGCGCAGGCGATTCAATTATTAAAGAAACTGGGCGTTTCAGCCCAAGGGAGCTTCACTTAG
- a CDS encoding RNA polymerase sigma factor, whose product MTGANVNMDEALVRRYSKRVFSFALARTGNRQEAEDLAQEIAIALIQSLRPGREIDNMDAWVQRICSFTWSNYVAKHKRHWRSDASIDEIVVASGDPSPPEMLVVDETMHLLQREVAFLTKRHREITVMHYFHSMNVQQIAATLHIPPGTVKWHLFEARKKLKEGLSMSISKEQLSYKPLRLGVGHCGTPGPKEEPNSYFTSLLAGNIAIAAYDRPLTIDEIARKVGAASAYVEEHVEKLKYSELMLQTGGGRFQTNFLIRNMRSHQQESAFLKLKAEEIAADFLQAIASRLEAIKGICFHGNRTNEKFLLWWLIPFTVHNQYCSVKDAAYHAASGPIERPDGGRYIAVGDIKYDEDAYKVEVENREIVRKYATNGIKFRENGGNLCGLQMESWWSGMTWREFDGPDLTDLGRIAEAIDNGRESSDYDKLTISRMAEKGLVTVEDGQPVIQIPFLRKSQYEKLMIILEEAMNEIEAGKKLESVLDGFVAIWEKLAPSHISKREINYFVLNQGMGIVFAIMEALVRLGQLKEPLHNEMQRLTTMVWEK is encoded by the coding sequence ATGACTGGTGCCAATGTGAATATGGATGAGGCGCTTGTGCGCCGATACTCCAAGAGAGTGTTCAGTTTCGCACTCGCGAGAACCGGGAACAGGCAGGAGGCTGAAGATTTGGCGCAGGAAATCGCAATTGCGCTGATTCAATCGCTTAGACCGGGCCGTGAAATCGATAATATGGATGCGTGGGTGCAGCGGATTTGCAGCTTCACTTGGTCCAATTACGTGGCCAAGCATAAGCGTCACTGGCGCAGCGATGCAAGCATCGACGAAATCGTGGTGGCGAGCGGGGATCCTTCCCCGCCGGAGATGCTGGTAGTGGATGAAACGATGCATCTGCTGCAGCGGGAGGTCGCGTTTCTTACCAAACGGCACCGCGAAATTACGGTGATGCATTATTTTCACAGCATGAATGTTCAGCAGATTGCCGCCACCCTCCATATTCCGCCCGGTACGGTGAAATGGCACTTATTTGAAGCGAGGAAAAAACTGAAAGAAGGGTTGAGTATGTCAATATCCAAAGAACAGCTGAGCTACAAGCCGCTTCGGCTTGGTGTCGGGCATTGCGGTACACCGGGTCCAAAAGAGGAACCAAACAGCTATTTCACTTCGCTTCTGGCCGGTAATATCGCGATTGCGGCCTATGACCGTCCGCTCACTATCGATGAAATTGCCAGGAAAGTGGGTGCTGCCAGCGCTTATGTGGAGGAGCATGTCGAGAAGCTAAAGTATTCCGAGCTGATGCTGCAAACCGGCGGAGGCAGATTTCAGACGAACTTTTTAATCCGGAATATGAGGAGTCATCAACAGGAATCAGCATTTCTTAAATTGAAAGCGGAAGAAATCGCGGCCGACTTTCTGCAGGCAATCGCTTCACGGCTTGAAGCGATAAAGGGTATCTGTTTTCACGGAAATCGGACTAATGAAAAATTCTTACTCTGGTGGCTTATTCCTTTTACCGTGCATAACCAGTATTGCAGCGTTAAAGATGCGGCATATCACGCGGCTAGCGGCCCGATCGAACGCCCCGATGGCGGCCGGTATATTGCCGTTGGCGACATTAAATACGATGAAGATGCCTACAAGGTGGAAGTAGAGAATCGGGAAATAGTAAGGAAATACGCCACAAACGGTATTAAATTTCGCGAAAATGGAGGCAATCTGTGCGGACTGCAGATGGAGTCTTGGTGGTCGGGTATGACATGGCGTGAGTTTGACGGACCTGATTTGACGGATTTGGGACGAATAGCCGAGGCCATTGATAACGGCAGGGAGAGCTCCGATTACGATAAGCTGACGATCAGCCGGATGGCGGAAAAGGGTTTAGTAACCGTAGAAGACGGACAGCCAGTCATTCAAATACCGTTTCTTCGAAAATCGCAGTACGAGAAGCTTATGATCATCCTCGAAGAAGCTATGAATGAGATTGAAGCAGGGAAGAAGCTCGAATCGGTTCTTGACGGATTTGTCGCCATATGGGAGAAGCTGGCTCCATCTCATATATCAAAGCGGGAGATCAATTATTTCGTCTTGAACCAGGGGATGGGAATCGTCTTCGCGATTATGGAAGCATTGGTTCGGCTCGGCCAATTGAAAGAGCCGCTGCACAATGAGATGCAGCGGCTGACGACGATGGTGTGGGAGAAATAA
- a CDS encoding response regulator, with translation MFSLMIVEDERWEREGLVEFLDWQALGIEVIGTAFDGLDGFEKALTLRPDIIITDIRMPGMNGLEMAGRIREQLPDVRFVVLTGYNEFDYTREAIFLHVDDYVLKPVEEEDMRNAMARVLKECELSRSRRQDNERLLDMLQFGARMAAEKRLAELLHNRIDEEQSEQELLAGAEELRADSYDVLVIAPTDSVIREETVRRQIGSPCFLISCEEIPGATAVILPNPGPETVSSETAADLLIKEWRDVLPSLPAIGIGMTAGGLSMLKESYRQALNAAKYGLFYGHGGVITAEWEKKARLRFSKQVGKFLAAWHEMSRQLRLHLLALQEKEVQMQLEAMIKSITDAPGAYVAALLKALIIELSVLADGEGGNKGSIQQLLAMNRLPDMHDYVRNYISDIMHLLEEKKKNKDKYIIDKVIRLIDERYGSGELSLTVLADEVFVSPNHLNTMFKKITGRTVHQYLADIRMSKAEELLRTTKLKVSEIAGSIGMSNISYFCSIFKQEFGMSPGEYQELMQRQ, from the coding sequence TTGTTTTCCTTGATGATTGTGGAAGATGAACGATGGGAACGGGAGGGCCTCGTCGAGTTCCTCGATTGGCAGGCTCTTGGGATCGAAGTAATTGGAACCGCTTTCGACGGCTTGGACGGATTCGAGAAGGCGCTCACGCTGCGTCCGGATATTATCATTACTGATATCCGTATGCCGGGAATGAACGGGCTTGAGATGGCCGGCCGCATCCGCGAACAGCTCCCCGACGTGCGTTTCGTCGTTCTCACGGGATACAACGAATTTGATTATACCCGGGAAGCTATCTTCCTGCATGTGGACGACTATGTGCTCAAACCGGTGGAAGAGGAGGATATGAGGAACGCGATGGCAAGAGTCCTCAAGGAATGCGAGCTTAGCCGGAGCAGGCGGCAGGACAATGAGCGGCTGCTGGATATGCTTCAATTTGGAGCGCGCATGGCAGCGGAGAAGCGGCTCGCGGAACTGCTCCATAACCGGATCGATGAGGAGCAGTCGGAGCAGGAGCTTCTCGCGGGCGCGGAAGAACTCCGGGCAGATTCTTATGATGTGTTGGTCATCGCTCCAACGGACTCGGTCATTCGTGAAGAAACGGTCCGAAGGCAGATCGGCAGTCCGTGCTTCTTGATAAGCTGCGAAGAGATTCCCGGCGCAACAGCCGTGATCCTTCCAAACCCCGGACCAGAAACGGTATCGTCGGAAACAGCTGCGGACCTTCTGATCAAGGAATGGAGGGATGTGCTTCCCTCTTTGCCGGCGATCGGGATCGGAATGACGGCGGGCGGTCTCTCCATGCTGAAAGAGTCTTATCGGCAGGCACTAAATGCCGCCAAGTACGGGTTGTTTTACGGACATGGAGGCGTCATTACCGCCGAGTGGGAGAAAAAGGCGAGACTTCGGTTCTCCAAGCAGGTCGGGAAATTTCTAGCCGCTTGGCATGAGATGTCCCGGCAGCTTCGGCTTCACCTTCTGGCTCTGCAAGAGAAAGAAGTCCAAATGCAGCTTGAAGCCATGATCAAGTCCATTACGGATGCCCCCGGCGCCTATGTCGCCGCTCTGCTGAAAGCACTCATCATCGAGCTTTCGGTGCTCGCGGACGGAGAGGGAGGGAACAAAGGGAGCATCCAGCAGCTGCTCGCAATGAACCGCCTTCCTGACATGCATGACTATGTGCGGAATTATATAAGCGATATCATGCATCTCCTGGAAGAAAAAAAGAAAAATAAAGATAAATATATCATCGACAAGGTAATCCGCCTGATTGACGAGCGGTACGGATCAGGCGAACTCAGCCTGACTGTGCTGGCGGACGAGGTGTTCGTCTCTCCGAATCATCTGAATACGATGTTCAAGAAAATAACGGGAAGAACGGTTCACCAATACTTGGCGGATATCCGGATGAGCAAGGCCGAGGAACTGCTCCGCACGACCAAGCTCAAAGTATCCGAAATCGCAGGCAGCATCGGGATGTCCAACATTTCTTATTTCTGCTCGATATTTAAGCAGGAGTTCGGGATGAGTCCGGGTGAATACCAGGAATTGATGCAGCGGCAATGA
- a CDS encoding helix-turn-helix domain-containing protein, with protein sequence MAEYLDDSAVDLYTLNPGIILAGDYMQPHGYRTRRPEGTRDWLITFTYGGRGSFGTDEGRSECREGDVVLLRPGVRHDYETPEGEVWRFVWAHFLPEPGWVDLLQLPHKKGELLQLHVEQPVVRERLLTAFRRVIRDSTDADPLQQRLAANALEEVALLLGRYTARFERSMMDTRIRQTLDYLSENLKNRHTIGSLAERAALSPSRFAHLFKQETGDSVIETLLKMRLRHAVRLLERTSLPIAQVAEDVGFADSFYFTKQFSALYGQSPSAFRKSAGQRSRQIEAETDD encoded by the coding sequence ATGGCTGAATATCTGGATGATTCTGCTGTCGACTTGTACACGCTGAATCCCGGCATCATACTTGCAGGCGATTATATGCAGCCGCATGGCTACCGTACCCGGCGGCCTGAAGGAACAAGAGACTGGCTGATTACTTTTACCTATGGGGGCAGGGGAAGCTTCGGCACGGATGAGGGGCGCTCCGAATGCCGCGAAGGCGATGTCGTGCTGCTTCGGCCGGGCGTGAGACACGACTATGAGACGCCTGAGGGGGAGGTGTGGCGTTTTGTCTGGGCCCATTTTCTGCCAGAACCGGGCTGGGTTGATTTGCTTCAGCTCCCCCATAAGAAGGGCGAGCTGCTTCAGCTTCACGTCGAACAGCCGGTTGTCCGCGAGCGGCTTCTAACCGCGTTCCGCCGGGTTATACGCGACAGCACGGACGCGGATCCTCTTCAACAGAGGCTTGCTGCGAACGCTCTGGAAGAGGTGGCTCTGCTGCTTGGCCGGTATACCGCCAGGTTCGAGAGAAGCATGATGGACACGCGGATCCGCCAGACGCTTGATTATTTAAGCGAGAATTTGAAAAATCGGCATACGATCGGATCGCTTGCGGAGCGGGCGGCGCTGTCACCTTCGAGGTTCGCTCATTTGTTCAAACAGGAAACAGGCGATTCCGTCATCGAAACACTGCTGAAGATGAGGCTTCGCCATGCGGTGAGGCTGCTTGAACGAACCTCACTGCCAATCGCGCAGGTTGCGGAGGATGTCGGCTTCGCGGACTCGTTCTACTTTACGAAGCAGTTCTCGGCATTGTACGGCCAGAGCCCGAGCGCATTCCGCAAATCGGCTGGCCAACGGAGCCGACAGATCGAGGCGGAAACAGATGACTAA
- a CDS encoding sensor histidine kinase yields the protein MALPKHLGVTTKFVLTFISILTVSMSFMGYILYYQSSQAAIAQGQILMMQNVLQMRNSMSQKADMVQNLSQIIAFDPKIQNFLGTTFSGEPFQLIDYRYNIAPILGNLMLQNTYIHAMRIFMANNEIPELYDSFYHLKRVQSDPWYASFTHSTAVGDWQGLHTEKSFIGTFDASVQKKVFTYDRKIFSSNSTALAGVLEIEVDRGVLFDGLKNPQSAHFGSIFVVDRRGEIVSDNVPQLAGESAKSLGLPIPEQGTEINKIMDVKGVRSIVISVPLGGPELYVTGVFPVSPFIESMRLSLKWIIVILLSSLILLSGIVTFITHALLRRMKVLVKAMKQVREGSLDVSVPVVANDEFSQMAVSFNLMTARIHDLVETVYKSRIMEKEAELRVLESQINPHFLYNTLATISWVARKVRSSEIAHLSNSLAKFYRLVLNKGKSAILVKDEIEMVKAYLEIQKFRFENMFDAEFRIDDRVLPYIVPKNILQPLVENALSHGIEPKRSHGTIVIEAGLHEENIVFRIIDDGVGMAPDQVRAVLKGKIRRTSGSGYAVKNIIERLNGYYGNDYKLELFSRPGIGTVFTITLPKE from the coding sequence ATGGCTCTACCGAAGCATTTGGGCGTCACTACAAAATTCGTACTTACTTTTATATCCATCCTGACGGTATCGATGTCGTTCATGGGCTATATTCTGTATTACCAGTCCTCTCAGGCGGCCATCGCACAGGGGCAAATTCTCATGATGCAGAACGTGCTGCAAATGAGGAACAGCATGTCTCAAAAAGCGGACATGGTCCAGAACCTGTCTCAAATCATTGCCTTTGATCCGAAAATACAAAATTTCCTCGGGACTACTTTTTCGGGCGAACCATTCCAATTGATTGATTACCGATACAACATCGCTCCGATTTTGGGTAATCTAATGCTTCAGAACACCTATATACACGCAATGCGGATCTTCATGGCCAATAACGAGATACCGGAACTGTACGACAGTTTCTACCATCTGAAGCGTGTGCAGTCAGACCCGTGGTATGCTTCGTTCACCCATTCAACGGCGGTGGGAGATTGGCAGGGGCTTCATACGGAGAAGAGCTTTATCGGCACTTTCGACGCAAGCGTCCAGAAGAAGGTATTCACTTACGACCGAAAGATCTTTTCGTCCAATAGTACGGCGTTGGCCGGCGTTCTGGAGATCGAGGTCGATCGCGGCGTTCTGTTCGATGGGCTGAAAAATCCGCAAAGCGCGCATTTCGGCAGCATCTTCGTCGTTGACCGCCGCGGTGAGATCGTATCGGATAACGTGCCTCAGCTGGCAGGAGAATCCGCCAAGTCGCTCGGACTGCCGATACCTGAGCAGGGCACCGAGATCAACAAAATTATGGACGTTAAGGGAGTACGATCGATTGTGATTTCAGTCCCGCTCGGCGGGCCGGAGCTTTACGTTACAGGCGTCTTTCCCGTCAGTCCTTTCATCGAGAGCATGAGGCTTTCGCTGAAATGGATCATCGTGATCCTCTTATCCTCGTTGATCCTGCTCAGCGGCATAGTCACCTTTATTACCCATGCGCTTCTGCGTCGGATGAAAGTGCTCGTAAAAGCGATGAAGCAAGTACGGGAAGGATCGCTGGACGTATCTGTCCCGGTCGTAGCGAACGACGAGTTCAGCCAGATGGCGGTCAGCTTTAATCTGATGACAGCCCGCATTCACGATCTGGTCGAGACGGTCTACAAAAGCCGCATTATGGAGAAAGAAGCGGAGCTGCGGGTGCTCGAATCGCAGATCAATCCGCATTTTCTCTACAATACCTTAGCGACGATTTCCTGGGTGGCGCGCAAAGTGCGTTCGTCCGAGATCGCGCATCTGTCCAATTCGTTGGCCAAATTTTACCGTCTGGTGTTGAATAAAGGCAAGTCTGCCATACTCGTAAAGGATGAAATCGAGATGGTCAAGGCTTACCTGGAAATACAGAAGTTCCGTTTCGAGAATATGTTTGATGCGGAGTTCCGCATCGACGATCGTGTTCTTCCTTATATTGTCCCGAAAAATATTTTGCAGCCTCTCGTGGAGAACGCATTGTCGCACGGCATCGAACCGAAACGCAGTCACGGTACGATCGTGATCGAAGCCGGCCTGCATGAGGAGAATATCGTTTTCCGCATCATCGACGACGGAGTCGGCATGGCTCCGGACCAAGTTCGGGCGGTGCTGAAAGGAAAGATCCGCCGGACGAGCGGAAGCGGCTATGCGGTTAAAAATATTATCGAACGATTAAACGGTTATTACGGCAACGATTACAAGCTTGAATTGTTCAGCCGGCCGGGAATCGGTACGGTCTTTACCATTACACTGCCGAAGGAGTGA
- a CDS encoding extracellular solute-binding protein, translated as MNRKPVIVLPGILALLVLTLLFAVPAAWLQRAGWPGSAGQGGGGTAQTPKAGTAPIGKGDLSWKQDTSPFTFTQYFYGNWATDYLWKDQYDMKLTEAKTGVRIDRKLAVGSDDDYLNMMIATGNLPDSIMLDWNNPAVSKLINDGLVYSMNDLIDKYAPEFWKMLDPEMVKYHSVNGQLWYLPNNYESENRLKNGAPIVSIRPWFIRKDIYEALGSPKVETVEDLLHVLEQAKRIHPDLSPVGLDFFDVTKNGFEGSLSMDYLIYSFSPRLLEERIKDDSKIVEYPMRSAGFINAFRFLNTLYRKGLLDSKLLITKQEQYMDAMNHGSFIVASQYISDMFRKFNPLIANTLGPDKQYVELAGLSANGHEPRYPATRLLGWQGLFITKKAKHPERIIRFAEYAWSDEGQMDLRYGKEGETYEMVDGLPQYTPDVRNLMNRDINAWTRKYGFNDSTLLWREGKLWDEADLRDLILSRTDEYNAAMKLQRFNYDDYALGMENLEPDSTSPEGVINANIKDLWNKTIPLLVMAASDREFNTVYSDFIDQIDKLGADRVEKLMYQRHLLDLKKKGLR; from the coding sequence ATGAATAGGAAACCGGTCATCGTCTTGCCCGGTATTCTGGCGCTGCTGGTACTGACCTTGCTGTTCGCCGTTCCTGCGGCATGGCTGCAGAGAGCCGGCTGGCCGGGCAGCGCCGGGCAGGGCGGCGGCGGCACAGCACAGACGCCCAAAGCCGGCACTGCTCCCATTGGGAAGGGAGACTTGTCCTGGAAGCAGGATACGTCTCCGTTTACGTTCACGCAGTATTTCTACGGCAATTGGGCGACCGATTACTTGTGGAAAGATCAATATGACATGAAGCTGACTGAGGCGAAGACAGGTGTCCGGATTGACCGGAAGCTGGCCGTCGGCAGCGACGACGATTATTTAAACATGATGATCGCAACCGGCAATTTGCCCGATTCGATTATGCTCGACTGGAATAACCCTGCCGTGTCGAAGCTGATCAATGACGGACTTGTCTACTCGATGAACGATCTGATCGACAAATACGCGCCCGAGTTTTGGAAAATGCTTGACCCGGAGATGGTGAAATATCATTCGGTTAACGGCCAGCTATGGTACCTGCCCAATAATTACGAATCGGAGAACCGGCTGAAGAACGGCGCACCGATCGTTTCCATTCGGCCATGGTTTATCCGCAAGGATATTTACGAGGCACTCGGGAGCCCGAAGGTCGAAACGGTGGAGGATTTGCTCCATGTACTGGAACAGGCGAAGCGAATTCATCCGGATCTCAGTCCGGTCGGGCTCGATTTCTTCGATGTCACCAAAAACGGCTTCGAGGGAAGCTTGTCGATGGATTATTTGATCTATTCCTTCTCACCGAGGCTGCTTGAAGAGCGCATCAAGGACGACAGCAAGATCGTCGAATACCCGATGCGAAGCGCAGGCTTCATCAACGCGTTCCGGTTTCTCAATACGCTGTACCGCAAAGGACTGCTTGACTCGAAACTGCTGATCACCAAGCAGGAACAGTACATGGACGCCATGAACCACGGATCGTTTATCGTTGCGTCTCAGTATATCAGCGATATGTTCCGGAAATTCAACCCGCTCATCGCAAACACACTCGGTCCGGACAAGCAATATGTGGAACTGGCCGGCTTGAGTGCAAACGGGCACGAACCGCGCTATCCGGCGACCCGGCTGCTTGGCTGGCAGGGTTTGTTCATTACGAAAAAAGCGAAGCATCCCGAAAGGATTATCAGGTTCGCCGAATATGCCTGGTCCGATGAAGGACAGATGGATTTACGCTACGGCAAGGAAGGGGAGACGTACGAGATGGTGGACGGTCTCCCGCAGTACACGCCGGATGTACGCAATCTGATGAACAGGGACATCAATGCGTGGACTCGAAAGTACGGATTTAACGACTCAACGCTGCTTTGGCGGGAAGGCAAGCTTTGGGACGAGGCGGATCTTCGGGATTTGATCCTGTCACGGACGGATGAATACAATGCGGCGATGAAGCTGCAGCGGTTCAATTATGACGATTACGCGCTCGGTATGGAAAATCTCGAGCCGGACAGCACCTCGCCGGAAGGAGTCATCAACGCCAACATCAAGGATTTGTGGAACAAAACGATTCCACTGCTTGTGATGGCCGCTTCCGACCGCGAATTCAATACCGTTTACAGCGACTTTATCGACCAAATCGACAAGCTCGGAGCGGATCGTGTGGAAAAGCTGATGTATCAGCGGCACCTGCTGGATCTGAAGAAGAAAGGCCTTAGATAA
- a CDS encoding pirin family protein: MQTLVYGPALQAVGAFDGGKITEQKPIGFPGEGSVVKRIGPLFYWAWAKAKADGYIPLHPHQAFEIMTYVIAGQAQHGDTLGTKSTVGPGGVQLMQTGSGVSHEERFIGPDVEGFQIWFEPHMEKALRMTPTYSQYDHEEFPLSEGEGFVRKTIIGEGSPVSIIADARMWDIQIASGGRYRYDVPGDRTLAALAIQGGGVWANGEADSKRTAFRHKDFLVARADEAQNVIVEASEGSPLRLILIEVPTKVDYPLYPKR; this comes from the coding sequence ATGCAAACATTAGTTTACGGTCCTGCGCTGCAGGCGGTCGGGGCATTTGACGGCGGTAAAATTACGGAGCAGAAACCGATCGGCTTTCCCGGTGAAGGCTCTGTGGTGAAACGAATCGGCCCCCTCTTCTACTGGGCATGGGCGAAAGCTAAGGCTGATGGTTACATTCCGCTTCATCCTCACCAAGCTTTCGAAATCATGACATATGTAATAGCAGGCCAGGCTCAGCATGGAGACACTTTGGGAACGAAAAGCACAGTTGGCCCCGGCGGCGTGCAATTGATGCAAACCGGTTCGGGAGTCAGTCACGAGGAGCGTTTTATAGGGCCTGATGTGGAAGGGTTTCAAATCTGGTTCGAGCCTCATATGGAGAAAGCTTTAAGAATGACGCCGACATACAGCCAATATGACCACGAGGAATTCCCGCTTTCCGAAGGCGAGGGCTTCGTCCGGAAAACAATAATCGGAGAGGGATCGCCGGTCAGCATTATTGCCGATGCGCGGATGTGGGACATTCAAATCGCGTCGGGCGGGCGGTACCGGTATGATGTACCGGGTGATAGAACTTTGGCGGCACTGGCGATTCAAGGCGGAGGAGTATGGGCTAATGGTGAAGCTGATTCGAAACGTACGGCTTTCCGCCATAAAGACTTTCTTGTTGCCCGCGCCGATGAAGCTCAGAACGTTATTGTCGAGGCATCCGAGGGTTCGCCGCTGCGGCTCATCCTTATCGAGGTTCCCACCAAGGTCGATTATCCGCTGTACCCGAAACGCTAA
- a CDS encoding phytanoyl-CoA dioxygenase family protein, whose translation MTTAKLGNVLSPEQKKQFDQEGYLLLRGLFAEDAARLREHFMKLHADAPAQYYRPVGPEESGGDILKQYPRMMHPHRFDELSKSYMLHPKVLNALADLFDAAPVAAQSMFYFKPPGAKGQALHQDNFYLLVEPGTCIAAWVAVDDADRDNGGMVVVPKSNQLEVQCPHEADPSVSFTRDEVDVPPGYSPVPMDMKAGDVLFFNGSLIHGSYPNTSDDRFRRAFICHYASEKDIRISHWYKPLYRHDGSEFEIEMSESGGPCGSEHIVTGPH comes from the coding sequence ATGACTACGGCAAAGCTCGGCAACGTTCTGAGTCCTGAGCAGAAGAAGCAGTTTGATCAAGAAGGTTATTTACTGCTGCGCGGATTGTTTGCGGAAGATGCAGCGAGATTGCGGGAACACTTTATGAAGCTGCACGCGGATGCTCCCGCCCAATATTACCGGCCCGTTGGACCAGAGGAATCAGGCGGGGACATCCTGAAGCAGTACCCTCGAATGATGCATCCGCACCGATTCGATGAGCTGTCCAAATCGTATATGCTGCACCCGAAAGTTCTGAATGCTCTTGCTGATCTGTTTGATGCTGCGCCCGTTGCCGCCCAGTCGATGTTCTATTTCAAGCCTCCGGGCGCCAAAGGACAGGCGCTGCATCAGGACAATTTCTACCTGCTTGTAGAACCGGGTACGTGTATCGCAGCATGGGTCGCGGTCGACGATGCGGACCGGGATAACGGCGGCATGGTTGTCGTGCCGAAATCGAATCAGCTGGAAGTGCAGTGTCCGCACGAAGCCGACCCTTCCGTCTCATTCACGCGCGATGAAGTTGATGTACCGCCAGGCTATTCCCCAGTGCCTATGGACATGAAGGCGGGCGACGTACTGTTCTTCAACGGCAGCCTCATTCACGGCTCCTATCCGAACACCTCGGATGACCGCTTCCGGCGTGCTTTTATATGCCACTACGCCAGTGAGAAAGATATCAGAATCAGCCACTGGTATAAACCGCTTTATCGTCACGACGGGAGCGAGTTTGAGATTGAAATGAGCGAGAGCGGCGGACCCTGCGGCTCCGAGCATATTGTCACAGGACCGCATTAA
- a CDS encoding DoxX family protein, giving the protein MSIALGLLIVRLVVGLAFMGHGAQKLFGWFGGYGLKGTGGWLDSIGVKPGVFMAFLIGLLEVAGGLLLVLGLWTPVAAALIVILMLGAIITVHGKNGFWVTQNGIEYNVILIAVSVGLALIGPGAYALN; this is encoded by the coding sequence ATGAGTATCGCATTGGGATTGTTGATCGTTCGGTTGGTTGTCGGTTTGGCGTTTATGGGGCATGGAGCTCAAAAGCTGTTCGGTTGGTTTGGCGGTTACGGCTTGAAAGGAACCGGCGGGTGGCTGGATTCTATCGGCGTTAAGCCCGGTGTATTCATGGCATTCTTGATCGGATTGCTCGAGGTTGCAGGCGGACTACTGTTGGTGCTGGGTCTTTGGACTCCGGTAGCAGCTGCGCTTATCGTCATTCTGATGCTCGGCGCAATTATCACGGTTCACGGTAAGAACGGCTTTTGGGTTACGCAGAACGGAATCGAGTACAACGTCATTCTGATTGCAGTTTCGGTGGGGTTGGCCCTCATCGGACCCGGCGCATACGCATTGAATTAA